The stretch of DNA ctctctTTACTTGTAAGACTTCCTGTGTGCCAACAAgtgagtaatgaagtctcacaggacatgtgatcatgtcacctgaactgaatCCATcattaacctggtgcttttccatttagaaggaggggtgggaacccaaagagagagacaaaggattcctgccttgtgccaaagctattaaagggggtggaacagaacaaaggggctgcagtcatgagaaatcccctttgttaccacctgagctggaactaacaagaactgtaccaggggaaaggattggacccagacaaggaaggagtctagtctgcgaaagaagcttattggaacatctctgagggtgagattttacctgtattcagtttcttaatgtattaggcttagacttgcatgtgtTTTAGTTTGCTTGGTAacctactttgttctgtctgttattacttgaaaccacttaaatcctacttcttatgcttaattttaaaaaggttattttattaacccagagtaagtgattaatacctgggggagcaaacagctgtgtgtatctctctatcagtgttatagagggcggacaatttatgagtttaccctgtataacctttattcagagtaaaatggatttattggggtttggatcccattgggagctgggtgtctgggttcTGGAGACAAAAATACCTGCTGAGTGgctttcagttaaagcctgcagctttgggggcatggttcagatctgggtctgtgttgcagcagactggtgtgtctggttcacgaaggcagggttctgaagtcccatgCCTttagggaaaacgggctcagaggtagtttcagcacgtcaggtgacagtcccaagggggtctgtGTGACCGAACCAGTCACACACATAATGGAAATACTTTGCAAGAGAAACATTCTCATGCAAAAGTAACAGCTCTGCAGTCAGGGAATATCTGGATGTATTGGAGATCTGGTGATGACCTCCCTTGGTCTCCAGCACCCTCAACTGGAatttcatcctcattttacaccaTTGCTTATTTTAGGGCTTGTATTCACTGCAAGAAAAGTGGCATTTTTTTACCTCCAAAGTAACTAATGTGCATGAGCTATCCTGAGGTAAAAAAACAGTGAAGAGCAGGCACTTTACTTTTACAAGATAAACTAGAGGAGGTCAGCCTTGTACTCCTGTCTGAAGGTGACCTGGTCTAGTTTACCTTGCGGTCCTACTCTTCACTGTTTTTTGCCTTGAGATAGCTCACTCACATAGGTACCGTAAgattaaaatattgaatttttCTAACAGTGAAAACAAGCCCTTAGTTATAGAATCAGAGGacttgaagggacctcaagaagtcttctagtccagtcccctgcactcatggcaggactaagtattatctagacatccttgacaggtgtttgtctaacctgctcttaatctCCAATGacacagattccacaacctccctaggcaatttattccagatcttaactatcctgacaggaaGCTTTTTGTATTGTCCAACCTaagctgcccttgctgcaatttaagcccattacttcttgtcctattctcagaggttaacaagaatgcgtttttgttgttgttttttcccctcctccttgtaacaaccttttatgtacttgaaaactgttatcatgtcccctctcagtcttctcttttccagactaaacaaacccagtgtgacactgcaccccatattctgcATAAAATATTGTTGATATGAATATGCCATAACTAAGATATGTATTATGCAATAtggggtcatgtgaggtatcctTGGAAAGGTTCtgatctactgaatgtgtttatccaatatGTATGTGTCATTTCAGTATTTGAGGTTAGGAATACTGACCATGTAACAATTACAACCATGTATGTATctgcctactgtctggtgggcattcccccaATCAGCCTCAATGGGCCATTAGAAAGAATAATAAGAGCAGATACTACTCTCCCATCTTCCTCAGAAGCTTCCGGGGTTGCTGCTTTGACACTAAAGGGTCAGGTGACTGGGTCACCTGGTACTAGACCCCCATCTTGGGCTTTCAGTGTCTTTCCAttaagagtggggtgggaggtcagactgggaaacaaaagattcctgccttatgtaaattctatttaaggctggggagtaaggcaatcaagactcttctccattgcctccctGTCCAAGAAGGAAGATTGCTAAAAAgacctgaagggaaaggcaggggctgagacaggggtccagtctgtaaagagaaataactggaactctaagctccAGAAACTGCAACCTGCTTAAAacatcatttagggtgagaaattacattttgtaacctgtttcttgcATGTATTAAGCTTAATTTgcatgttgtgttttgtttgctcagtaatctttgttctgtttgctatccctttaatcacttaacatttaacttttgtagttaaacttattttttgtttgttacaaatCCCAGTTTGTACAATTCATGGGGGGGcgcaagaagctgtgcatatctgtcTCCatgttgagggagggggcaatttTTGAGTTTGCGCTGTGCAGATCTCTCTCTACAGTTCAAGACAATATTATATTGGATTTACACTCCAAAGGAGGTGTGCACGTGAGTGCTAAGTAAATCACTGAGCTGAATCTTCCCCACAGAGCTAATTTCAgtctgtctgcagctgggtgtccttacatgtgggtgggtgggtgcgtgCGCATGCACGCTAGAGAAGGCTTGAGGACCTGGCACAGCTAGGACAGGAtgaggaaacccaggctggtggaatagGTGGaaccagtgggaccccagcacatcaggtggcacatCAAATGGCACCAGATGGGGGGGTTCACCCATCACACCCAagttttccaatcttccctcataggtcacattttctagacctttaatcatttttgttgctatctcttgactttctccaatttgtccacatatttcctgaaatgtggcacccaaaactggacacaatactccagttgaagcctaatcagcatggagtagagcggaagaattacgtctcgtgtcttgcttacaacattcctgctaatacatcccagaattatgtttgtgctttttttgcaacagtgttacactgtttactcttgggggaattctgcgccaaaaaattaacaattcttggcaaaatattttcaaattctgcatattttatttgtcaaaataacaccatataatcacaccagtttcaattatttttggtcatttatttcagaATAGCTATCAGCAAGTACGTCTGTAAcagtacagaaaacaaaaaaagattcaggaaatgttttcacaaatagattccttaccaGGCATATTGAAActgaactctgagtaataattcatttaaactacaatacagaaccatatttccttcacccttcagaagcagtgcaaaggcttgggggagttaaGGGTAATGGAGGAACTAAGGGAGAGAGatgtaattgctgggaaggagcctgagtGTGAACTtgaagggttgttgggtatgggtgggagaagtatggaacatgtttgttttgttttttttttttttgggtggggagggattgttagggaacTTCCCTCATgaagaccctggctgacccctagcctctcccattcagtcagcacATCTgatcctgtccccatgtgtccctccaccctaTGTAGCTCAGCACCGTCCTCCCCCGCTAGCCCTTgtgagctcctggcctggcctGACAGGTGCTGTGAAGAAGGTAGTGCAAGCCCTTTCTCTTCCTTAGCTGGCCAGGAACTGTTGCTGTGTTCTATCATCACAGTACCCTCttgtgggcaaaaggcagaactgcagcaacattttggcagaattttttttctgtgcaaaaaaataaaagtatgtgtggctcattaattatgGACATGCACAGtagtgcagaattctcccaggagtaattgactcatttagcttgtgatctactatgaccgcccccagatccctttcacagtactccttcctagccaGTCATTTTCCTAGCCAGTCATTTTCCTATTTTGTGTATGTGCAACTGTTCctgcctaagtggagtactttgcatttgtacttattgaatttcattccattttcttcagatttttctggattattctgaattttaatcctatcctccacagcacttgcaaccctccctgcttggtatcatctgcaaactttataagtgtgctctttatgccattatctaaatcactgataaagatattgaacagaaccaaaccCAGAATTTATCTCCGTGGGACTTCActagatatgcccttccagcttgactgtgaactacagataactactgtctgggaaaggttttccaaccagttatgcacctaccttatactagttccatctaggttgtatttccttagtttgtttatgagaaggtcatgggagacaGTATAAAAAGCCTTAATAAAGTccaatataccacatctactgctttcccacccacccccctccacaaggcttgttaccccgtcaaagaaagctattaggttggtttgacatgatttgttcttgacaaatccatgctgactgttacttatcaccttattatcttctacgtgcttgcaaactgattgcttatttgctccattatctttccaggtactgataTAATTTATTCTTACTGCAGTTGTCTTTTACTTTCcttatatgacaggtttcagagcagcagccgtgttagtctgtattcgcaaaatgaaaaggagtacttgtggtaccttagagactaacaaatctatttgagcataagctttcatgagctacagctcacttcattggatgcatctgatgaagtgagctgtagctcacgaaagcttatgctcaaataaatttgttagtctctaaggtaccacaagtactccttttctttttccttatatGCTTACAATACAGTGTGTAACTAGAAACCTCATCCCTTTTAGGTGAGATGTCAGAAAAACTAAGGAGATGCAGGAAGGAACTGACTGCAGCTATAGACAGGGCATTTGAAGATCTCACAGCTTCTTTCTGTCACTCAGAAGATTGCATCAATAAACAGAATTCAGACTTGCAGACAGAGACACCTTCCTCCTTGCACCAAATGAACAGAGGTAGTTACAGAAGAGATCCTACTTCTACCTTATCTTCCTACCTCGACCAGTCTGCAGCAGTCTCCTGTGTGTTGGAAAAAAAGAATCCTGTCTTCATACCAAACCTTATTCCAGTAAGCATTGCCCAAAATCCCTTATGCCCAAAGAGAGAACCTTTGACAAGTAAGGAAAATACTTGGCTACGTTCTTCCGTTTTTGTGCCTGATAGACAACTTCCAAGAACTCTGGGGGACAGCAAGAGATGGAGGAAAGGGCACGCAAGGTACAATTTGTATTCACAGTTCTTTGTCATGAATACTGTTAAGACATGGTCAGGGTGTCCAGTTTCAAGACTTCCAAGAGGAGGGAACTTCTGAGGAGATATGTGCAAGAATGTTTCCTCCAGAAGCTCAGACAGTAGATATTATTTCTGAGAGGGGGAATGGGCTCTAGTGCTTAGAGGGGCACTGAGAATCAGGACTCCAGGGTGCTATTTCCAACTCTGTCACAAGTATTCTCTGCAATTTTGGGCAACCTCTCTTGCCCACATTTATCCTTCTGCCTGTAGGTGGAGAATGCTGTTTGCCTCCCTCCTAATGCCTTGCTACACAGGGCTGTGAAGCGTATCTCcagcctgtgttatgtaggagttTAGGCTACGTTATCATAATGGTGTCTTCTGGCCTGAATCTGTGAATGGtttagtattaattattatttgcattacagtagcatctagagactTCAGTCTCAGGgctcctttgtgctaggtgctgtacagtaAGACAGtctctgttccaaagagcttGAAATGCAATATAGTAATACTCATGTCTGAGACAAATTTCAGGTGAGTCACCATGTGAAAAAACCTTCACATGcataggaccctaccaaatttatGGTCCATTCTAATCAATTTCACAGCCATTGGATTTGAAAACTAGCCACATTTTCAGATGTtaacatctgaaatttcagtgttgtaactgtggggggcCCAACCCCCAAAAAGGCGGCGGTGGTTGCCAAAGCTGTTGCAGAGGGATTGcacccctcacttctgtgctgccttcagagctgggctgcacaagcttcctgcagctggaggaggctcctggaggtggaggtgggtctgacctccCCCATGCTCCTGGAAGTGCTACAGCTGGGGGCTCCTATCTGCTAGTCCTAGCCAGTGTCTGATTAATGCATGGGCCCTgccctggccaatttggggggccccctggaaaaatgggcaccccaagccctggcacaagctgcaggggcagaaaccccaagccctggcagAAGACAtgggggcagaagccctgagccccagcaggatgCATGGGGTGGAAGCTTCAtttggagctgcgggggcagaagccccaagacTGGGTGTCCCAAGCCCTGGCTGGAGCCATAGGCgtagaagccctgagccccggcaggaGCCCTGGGGAGCAGAAGCCCCGAGCCTGGGCACCCTGAGCCCTGGCAAGAGCCATGGGGGCAGAAGCCCCAACCCTAGGTGCCCTGAACCTGGGTGTCCCAAGCCCCAGCTGGTGCTCTGGGGGCAGAAACCCCAAGCTCAGGCGCCCCGAGCCGTGGCAGGAGCCAGTGCATGGAAGCCCCTAGGCTGGGTGCCCTGAGCTGCGGCAGAAGCCCCGaacccagctccagggctgctgcagcacagaagtgagagtGGTACACCCTCACCTCTGAACTGCCTtttggaggtgggtctgatctccccactgagagaggacatgcaggggaaggacaagCCCCTACCTGGCCAcaactagcagctaggagcccctgcCTGGGAtgctcccagcagcagggggagatcagatttcacagggaagggcttatttcatggtCCACGACACGACTTTTCACAGCCAttaaattggtagggccctacacgtGCACATTAGAAGATGTCTCAGACTATACAACCATTGTCACCATACCTTCATTTGAATGTGTACCCTACATTTAGTCCTTATGTTTATAAAGCTCCATTTTTGCAGTCAACCATTTGACAAACTTCTGCAGTGCAGCTTGCCCAGAGAACCAAAACCATTCTGTTATTCTGTCTAGCAAAGATGCTGAAAGATGCACGAAATCAGAAGCAAACGTAGCAGTCCATGCTGTCCCCCGAGACATTCCACAGGCTCTTCCTGACACACCTGGTGAGTCTAGAGCTCTGCTCTTCTTCCTTGCACTCAGGGCAGGCTGGCTTTTTCAGCTCTGTGAAGTCTTTTAAAAACATCATCTCACCCTTTTGTAGAAGGGATTGTGAGGACCTGTAAATGTAAGGCGACAGATAACAGGCAATGGAGCTGTTTGCCACGAAGCCACCTGTTCAAATCCAGCCAGATCAGGCATAACTAAAGTTACTAAAAACTAGGGTGTTGATTACtctcagttaactcacgtgattaactcaaagaaatcaattgcaattaatcactgttaaacaatagaatactaattgaaatttattaaatatttttggatgtttttctacattttgaaatatattgatttcaattacaatacagaataaaatgtacagtgctcactttatat from Eretmochelys imbricata isolate rEreImb1 chromosome 7, rEreImb1.hap1, whole genome shotgun sequence encodes:
- the C7H3orf62 gene encoding LOW QUALITY PROTEIN: uncharacterized protein C3orf62 homolog (The sequence of the model RefSeq protein was modified relative to this genomic sequence to represent the inferred CDS: deleted 2 bases in 1 codon), producing the protein MAGGLCPEEDAVVLGTTGPGTELMAGETAPEEGTLASRANLQEASRRCCSGEMSEKLRRCRKELTAAIDRAFEDLTASFCHSEDCINKQNSDLQTETPSSLHQMNRGSYRRDPTSTLSSYLDQSAAVSCVLEKKNPVFIPNLIPVSIAQNPLCPKREPLTSKENTWLRSSVFVPDRQLPRTLGDSKRWRKGHASKDAERCTKSEANVAVHAVPRDIPQALPDTPGNPNSLGIEELSGQLALVNELSRVHRHSGEPPLRDHVLAIFMDASSSSETRHRRPNIEDEEIIQTVLDLEEDYSTAISALHQLN